A genome region from Pseudomonas sp. N3-W includes the following:
- a CDS encoding cold-shock protein: protein MLKIVHLLMGAAALLLSFIPSLRSEAVPYLQQPDALYLAFFGLLNLTLAPVIPYWNKGPRHQLQNLVSALLVLAVVLQTLTLLAPMPVIAGQPAVLFSLMVTLVAVLLHLAVSFYKSSPAAASPSYDMTNRDTGTVKWFNTSKGFGFISRDSGDDIFVHFRAIRGEGHRVLVEGQRVEFSVMNRDKGLQAEDVIAALPRR from the coding sequence ATGTTGAAAATCGTCCACCTGCTAATGGGCGCAGCAGCCTTGCTGTTGTCCTTCATCCCTAGCTTGCGATCCGAAGCTGTTCCTTACCTGCAACAACCCGATGCACTTTACCTGGCCTTTTTCGGCCTGCTCAACCTCACCCTCGCTCCGGTTATTCCGTACTGGAACAAAGGCCCACGCCACCAGCTGCAAAACCTGGTCAGCGCCCTGCTGGTCCTGGCAGTGGTACTGCAAACCCTGACACTGCTCGCACCGATGCCGGTTATCGCCGGTCAACCTGCGGTGCTGTTCAGCCTGATGGTGACCCTGGTTGCCGTTCTGCTGCACCTGGCTGTCAGCTTCTACAAATCTTCACCGGCCGCCGCGTCGCCAAGCTACGACATGACCAACCGCGATACCGGCACCGTCAAGTGGTTCAACACCTCCAAAGGCTTCGGCTTCATTTCCCGCGATTCCGGTGACGATATTTTCGTGCACTTCCGGGCCATCCGCGGCGAAGGTCATCGTGTTCTGGTCGAAGGCCAGCGCGTTGAGTTCTCTGTCATGAATCGTGACAAAGGCCTGCAAGCCGAAGATGTGATCGCAGCACTGCCCCGCCGCTGA
- a CDS encoding SlyX family protein, translating into MSLEERVNDLESRLAFQDDTIQSLNDVLVVQQRVVERLQLQMAALLRRQEEMVGQFESSEEEAPPPHY; encoded by the coding sequence ATGAGCCTGGAAGAGCGGGTTAACGATCTGGAAAGCCGGCTGGCGTTCCAGGACGACACCATCCAGTCGCTGAACGATGTACTGGTGGTTCAGCAGCGGGTCGTCGAGCGTCTGCAGTTACAAATGGCTGCCCTGTTGCGGCGCCAGGAGGAGATGGTCGGCCAGTTCGAATCCTCGGAAGAAGAGGCTCCACCACCGCATTACTGA
- a CDS encoding HIT domain-containing protein codes for MFALDPRLQQDTLPIGDFPLCRLLLSNDSNYPWFILVPRRDDISELFQLDVADQQQLWQETTALAELLKDSFDADKLNVATLGNVVSQLHMHVIVRRRDDAAWPAPVWGKHPAKPYSVEQVAVIRERLRRVLTDEFTFLEG; via the coding sequence GTGTTCGCTTTAGATCCACGACTTCAACAAGACACGTTACCGATCGGGGACTTCCCTCTCTGTCGGTTGCTGTTGTCCAACGATTCAAATTACCCCTGGTTCATCCTGGTGCCGCGCCGCGACGATATCAGCGAGTTGTTTCAGTTGGATGTCGCCGATCAACAGCAGTTGTGGCAGGAGACGACCGCGCTCGCGGAGTTGCTCAAGGATTCATTCGATGCCGACAAGTTGAATGTCGCGACCTTGGGCAATGTGGTGAGCCAGTTACACATGCATGTGATCGTGCGCAGGCGCGACGACGCCGCCTGGCCTGCGCCAGTCTGGGGCAAACACCCGGCCAAGCCGTACAGTGTCGAGCAGGTCGCGGTGATTCGCGAGCGCTTGCGGCGGGTCCTGACCGATGAATTCACGTTTCTGGAGGGCTGA
- a CDS encoding OprD family porin, translated as MRVMKWSMIALAVSAAASTQLATAAPFVSDQSEAKGFVEDSTANLLLRNYYFNRNKRDGANDQKDWTQGFLGNFNSGFTQGTVGVGIDAFGYLAVKLDGEDKYAGSGNLSVGADGKNNDSQGKAGAAVKFRISKTELKIGDMQPTTAPVFAVGGSRLLPQTASGFQLQSSEVKDLDLEAGHFTSSTSQNSNARDGGLWATYANVEAKSIDFVGGKYAINENLTASLYGAKLEDIWNQYYANVNYTLPMGGDQSLNTDFNIYRTTDTGSALAGDISNTAFSLATAFSFLKAHTVTLAFQKVNGDTPFDYIGVGKNNKGGDSIFLANSIQYSDFNGPGEKSVQARYDLKMAEYGVPGLSFMARYAYGWDIDGTKMAADSPYRAYGYGEDGRHRETNLEAKYVVQSGPAKDLSFRIRQAWHRGNTDQAEGNIDEFRLITEYPLNIL; from the coding sequence ATGCGCGTGATGAAGTGGAGCATGATCGCACTGGCCGTTTCAGCGGCAGCCAGTACTCAGTTAGCTACGGCCGCACCTTTTGTAAGCGACCAGTCCGAAGCCAAGGGTTTTGTTGAAGACAGCACGGCAAACCTGCTGCTTCGCAACTACTACTTCAACCGTAACAAAAGAGACGGCGCCAACGACCAGAAAGACTGGACTCAAGGCTTCCTGGGCAACTTCAACTCCGGTTTCACCCAAGGTACGGTCGGCGTTGGTATTGATGCCTTCGGTTACCTGGCAGTCAAACTGGACGGCGAAGACAAGTACGCAGGTTCGGGCAACCTGAGTGTGGGTGCTGACGGCAAAAACAACGACAGCCAGGGTAAAGCCGGCGCCGCTGTTAAATTCCGCATCTCCAAAACCGAACTGAAAATCGGCGACATGCAGCCAACTACCGCTCCGGTATTTGCTGTAGGCGGCTCCCGTCTGTTGCCTCAGACTGCCAGCGGTTTCCAACTGCAGAGCAGCGAAGTCAAAGACCTTGACCTCGAAGCGGGCCACTTCACCTCGTCGACCAGCCAGAACAGCAACGCCCGTGACGGCGGCCTGTGGGCGACCTATGCAAACGTGGAAGCCAAGAGCATCGACTTCGTCGGTGGCAAATACGCCATCAACGAAAACCTGACCGCATCGCTGTATGGCGCAAAACTGGAAGACATCTGGAACCAGTACTACGCCAACGTGAACTACACCCTGCCAATGGGTGGCGATCAGTCGTTGAACACTGACTTCAACATCTATCGCACTACCGATACCGGTAGCGCGCTGGCTGGTGACATCAGCAACACCGCGTTCTCCCTGGCTACCGCTTTCTCGTTCCTGAAAGCACACACCGTTACCCTGGCTTTCCAGAAGGTTAATGGTGATACACCGTTCGACTACATCGGTGTAGGCAAGAACAACAAGGGTGGCGACTCGATCTTCCTCGCCAACTCCATCCAGTATTCCGACTTCAACGGTCCTGGCGAGAAATCCGTACAAGCTCGTTATGACTTGAAAATGGCCGAATACGGCGTACCAGGCCTGAGCTTCATGGCTCGTTATGCTTATGGTTGGGACATCGACGGCACCAAAATGGCCGCCGACAGCCCATACCGTGCATACGGCTACGGCGAAGATGGCAGACACCGCGAAACCAACCTGGAAGCCAAGTACGTTGTTCAGTCCGGCCCAGCCAAAGATCTGTCCTTCCGTATCCGTCAAGCATGGCACAGAGGCAACACCGACCAGGCTGAAGGCAACATCGACGAGTTCCGTCTGATCACCGAGTACCCACTGAACATCCTCTAA
- a CDS encoding mechanosensitive ion channel family protein, whose amino-acid sequence MDLNAEVDSLVKASQAWIPMIMEYGSRVLLAVITLAIGWWLINKLTQKLGGLLALRNADLALQGFISSLANIILKVLLIVSVASMIGVETTSFVAAIGAAGLAIGLALQGSLANFAGGVLILLFRPFRIGDWIEAQGTAGTVDSIQIFHTILRTGDNKTVIVPNGVLSNGIITNTNRQPTRKVVFDVGVDYEADLQKAREVLLELAKDSRIMTEPAPQAVISTLGDSSITVSLRVWVKTADYWDVMFLFNEQSRNRLKTAGIEIPFPQRVVRMVQDAAVK is encoded by the coding sequence ATGGATTTGAATGCTGAAGTGGATAGTCTGGTCAAGGCGTCTCAAGCCTGGATTCCGATGATCATGGAATATGGCAGCCGCGTGTTGCTGGCGGTCATCACCCTGGCCATCGGCTGGTGGTTGATCAACAAGCTCACGCAAAAGCTCGGTGGCCTGTTGGCGCTGCGCAATGCCGACCTGGCGCTTCAAGGTTTTATCAGCAGCCTGGCGAACATCATTCTCAAGGTGCTGCTGATTGTCAGCGTGGCCTCGATGATTGGTGTGGAAACCACCTCGTTCGTGGCCGCTATCGGTGCTGCCGGTCTGGCCATTGGCCTGGCTTTGCAGGGCAGCCTGGCGAATTTCGCTGGCGGCGTGTTGATTCTGCTGTTCCGCCCGTTCCGTATCGGTGACTGGATCGAAGCTCAGGGCACGGCCGGCACTGTCGACAGCATTCAGATCTTTCACACAATCCTGCGCACAGGCGACAACAAGACAGTCATCGTGCCTAACGGTGTGTTGTCCAACGGCATCATCACCAACACCAACCGTCAGCCGACTCGTAAAGTCGTGTTTGATGTGGGTGTGGATTACGAGGCGGACTTGCAGAAGGCCCGTGAAGTATTGCTGGAGCTGGCCAAGGACTCGCGCATCATGACCGAGCCTGCGCCACAGGCTGTTATTTCGACCCTGGGCGACAGTTCGATTACTGTTTCCCTGCGGGTATGGGTCAAGACGGCGGACTATTGGGATGTAATGTTCCTGTTCAACGAACAGTCTCGTAATCGTTTGAAGACCGCGGGTATTGAAATTCCGTTTCCACAGCGGGTCGTTCGTATGGTTCAGGATGCGGCGGTAAAGTGA
- a CDS encoding YajQ family cyclic di-GMP-binding protein, translating to MPSFDVVSELDKHEVTNAVENAVKELDRRYDLKGKGTFEFKEKDLTVNLTAEADYQLEAMIEILKLALVKRKIDVQCLEVKDSYASGKLMKQEAVLKEGIDKELAKKIVAHVKDAKLKVQAAIQGEQVRITGKKRDDLQEAIAALRAKTFDMPLQFNNFRD from the coding sequence ATGCCGTCGTTCGACGTGGTATCCGAACTGGACAAACACGAAGTCACCAACGCGGTCGAGAACGCCGTGAAGGAACTCGATCGTCGCTATGACCTGAAAGGCAAGGGCACTTTCGAGTTCAAGGAAAAGGACCTGACCGTCAACCTGACCGCCGAGGCTGACTACCAGCTCGAGGCGATGATCGAGATCCTCAAGCTGGCCCTGGTCAAGCGCAAGATCGACGTACAGTGCCTTGAGGTCAAGGATTCCTATGCCTCGGGCAAACTGATGAAGCAGGAAGCGGTTCTCAAGGAAGGCATCGACAAAGAGCTGGCGAAGAAAATCGTCGCTCACGTCAAGGACGCCAAGCTCAAGGTCCAGGCCGCCATCCAGGGCGAGCAGGTGCGCATTACCGGCAAGAAGCGTGACGATTTGCAGGAAGCCATCGCGGCCTTGCGCGCCAAGACCTTCGACATGCCGCTGCAGTTCAATAACTTCCGCGACTGA
- a CDS encoding putative 2-dehydropantoate 2-reductase → MSTPWHVLGAGSLGTLWAARLARAGVPVRLILRDTARLQAYQAAGGLTLVEHGDARLYPVPGETPDSSEPIHRLLVACKAYDAEQAVAQLLPRLVPGAELILLQNGLGSQDAVAAQAPQARCIFASSTEGAFRDGAWRVVFAGHGYTWLGDAAHPVAPIWLDDLQAAGIPHEWSTDILTRLWRKLALNCAINPLTVLHDCRNGGLQQHHCEVATLCLELGELLQHCGQPAAAEDLQPEVERVIQATASNYSSMYQDVASQRRTEISYLLGHACKVAARHQLNLPHLNQLQQRLIARLHSLGLPSD, encoded by the coding sequence ATGTCCACTCCCTGGCATGTGCTGGGTGCCGGCAGTCTTGGCACCTTATGGGCGGCTCGTCTGGCACGGGCGGGCGTGCCGGTCAGGCTGATTTTGCGGGACACCGCGCGCTTGCAGGCTTATCAGGCCGCTGGCGGATTGACCCTGGTGGAACACGGCGACGCGCGGCTTTATCCAGTGCCCGGCGAAACACCCGACAGCAGCGAACCGATCCATCGCCTGTTGGTGGCATGCAAAGCCTACGATGCTGAACAGGCGGTGGCTCAATTGTTGCCGCGCCTGGTGCCTGGCGCCGAGCTGATCCTGCTGCAAAACGGCCTTGGCAGTCAGGACGCGGTTGCCGCGCAAGCGCCCCAGGCACGGTGCATTTTTGCCTCCAGTACCGAAGGCGCTTTTCGCGATGGCGCCTGGCGCGTGGTATTCGCTGGCCACGGTTACACCTGGCTGGGAGATGCTGCCCATCCGGTAGCGCCCATCTGGCTTGATGATTTGCAGGCGGCGGGCATTCCCCATGAGTGGAGTACCGACATCCTGACCCGGCTGTGGCGCAAACTGGCGCTCAACTGTGCGATCAACCCACTGACGGTCCTGCACGATTGCCGTAACGGCGGGTTGCAGCAGCACCACTGCGAAGTTGCAACCTTGTGCCTTGAGCTGGGCGAACTGCTACAGCACTGCGGGCAACCGGCCGCTGCCGAAGACCTGCAACCGGAAGTTGAACGCGTGATTCAGGCCACCGCCTCCAACTACTCGTCGATGTACCAGGACGTCGCCAGCCAACGCCGTACCGAAATCAGCTATTTGCTGGGGCACGCCTGCAAAGTGGCCGCACGGCATCAACTGAATCTGCCCCATCTCAATCAATTGCAGCAGCGTCTGATCGCCCGCCTGCACAGCCTTGGATTGCCCAGCGACTGA
- a CDS encoding ATP-binding protein has translation MPLRQRLENLPVGQKLLAALLVLLTTVLLVANLTFISAAYYISQEAMAPQALQTIGRLVSNPSLIGDALQSPQNADRLLNEISSYSPLRAAALYDGNGQRMAQLQHGDKLKLPDHFRHLDAWQATEFRSNQVITLPRPGTQPGHLLLVASSELPMAFYTGTLTASLGILIFSVLLWLVIARQIKRLITRPIHELEELSRQVTREENYALRASKGNHDEIGSLAEAFNTMLSRIEAREQQLKRARDDSEAAYDQAQGLAEETRHTNRKLELEVQVRSKIEKKLTGFQNYLNSIIDSMPSALIALDEQLYVTQWNQEASALSGTRLDEALNQPIFLAFEPLKPFLPQLKQTVEEHTVAKIERVTWFKDDEPKHYALTFYPLMGGAGRGVVIRIDDITQRLSLEEMMVQSEKMLSVGGLAAGMAHEINNPLGAILHNVQNIRRRLSPDLPKNLETAEQLGIELDVVNRYLKGREVPQLLDGIQQAGARAAKIVTHMLSFSRRSTRQMAPCDLPALIDQAVDIAGNDFDLAIGFDFKGQAIIRQFDPALGPVPGTANELEQVLLNLLKNAAQAIHQREDDSEPGRIILRTKLNPPWAEIQVEDNGIGMSENVRKRTFEPFFTTKEIGQGTGLGLSVSYFIITNNHKGQMEVQSTQGLGTCFTLRLPLTSTPTPLVSQELNQLPR, from the coding sequence ATGCCATTGCGCCAGCGCCTTGAAAACCTGCCAGTCGGCCAGAAACTGCTGGCCGCCCTGCTGGTGCTACTGACCACCGTCCTGCTAGTCGCCAACCTGACTTTTATCAGCGCGGCGTACTACATCTCCCAGGAAGCCATGGCGCCCCAGGCCCTGCAAACCATCGGCCGGCTGGTGTCCAATCCGAGCCTGATCGGTGATGCCCTGCAATCGCCACAAAACGCCGACCGTCTGCTCAACGAAATCAGCAGCTATTCACCGCTGCGTGCGGCTGCACTGTATGACGGCAATGGCCAGCGCATGGCGCAGTTGCAACACGGTGACAAACTGAAACTGCCCGACCACTTCCGGCACCTCGATGCCTGGCAGGCCACCGAATTTCGCAGCAATCAGGTGATCACCCTGCCCCGCCCCGGCACTCAGCCGGGCCACCTGCTGCTGGTGGCCAGCAGCGAACTGCCGATGGCGTTCTACACCGGCACCCTGACCGCAAGCCTGGGGATCCTGATTTTCAGCGTGCTGTTATGGCTGGTGATTGCCCGGCAGATCAAACGCCTGATCACCCGGCCGATCCATGAACTCGAAGAGTTGTCACGCCAGGTTACCCGCGAAGAGAACTATGCCCTGCGCGCCTCGAAGGGCAACCATGACGAAATCGGCAGCCTCGCCGAAGCCTTCAACACCATGCTCTCGCGCATCGAGGCCCGGGAGCAGCAGCTCAAACGCGCCCGCGATGACTCCGAGGCCGCCTACGACCAGGCTCAGGGGCTGGCCGAAGAAACCCGCCACACCAACCGCAAGCTGGAACTGGAAGTCCAGGTGCGCAGCAAGATCGAGAAAAAACTCACCGGCTTCCAGAACTACCTCAACAGCATCATCGACTCCATGCCCTCGGCGCTGATCGCCCTCGACGAACAGCTCTACGTGACGCAGTGGAATCAGGAAGCCAGTGCACTGTCCGGCACGCGTCTGGATGAAGCCCTGAACCAGCCGATATTCCTCGCGTTCGAGCCGCTCAAGCCATTTTTGCCGCAGCTCAAGCAAACCGTCGAAGAACACACGGTGGCCAAGATCGAACGGGTGACCTGGTTCAAGGATGACGAGCCCAAGCATTACGCCCTGACCTTCTACCCACTGATGGGCGGCGCCGGACGCGGCGTGGTGATCCGTATCGACGACATCACCCAGCGTCTGTCCCTGGAAGAAATGATGGTGCAGTCGGAAAAGATGCTCTCGGTCGGTGGCCTCGCCGCCGGCATGGCCCATGAGATCAACAACCCGCTGGGGGCGATCCTGCACAACGTGCAGAACATCCGTCGCCGGCTATCCCCGGACCTGCCGAAAAACCTCGAAACCGCTGAGCAGCTGGGGATCGAACTGGATGTAGTCAATCGCTACCTGAAAGGTCGCGAGGTGCCGCAATTGCTCGATGGCATCCAGCAGGCCGGTGCGCGTGCGGCGAAGATTGTCACCCACATGCTCAGTTTCAGCCGTCGCAGCACCCGGCAAATGGCGCCATGCGACCTTCCGGCACTGATTGATCAAGCAGTGGATATCGCCGGTAATGACTTCGATCTGGCCATCGGTTTCGACTTCAAGGGGCAGGCGATCATTCGACAGTTTGACCCGGCGTTGGGGCCGGTGCCCGGTACAGCCAACGAACTTGAACAAGTGCTGCTCAACTTGCTGAAAAACGCCGCCCAGGCCATTCACCAGCGTGAGGATGACAGTGAACCGGGACGGATCATCCTGCGCACCAAACTCAATCCACCGTGGGCGGAGATCCAGGTCGAAGACAACGGCATCGGCATGAGCGAAAACGTGCGCAAGCGCACTTTCGAGCCGTTCTTCACCACCAAGGAAATCGGCCAGGGCACCGGCCTTGGGCTGTCAGTGTCGTATTTCATCATCACCAACAATCACAAGGGCCAGATGGAAGTGCAATCGACTCAGGGACTGGGCACCTGCTTCACCCTGCGCCTGCCCCTGACCAGCACACCGACGCCGCTCGTCTCTCAAGAACTCAATCAGCTACCGAGGTAA
- a CDS encoding cob(I)yrinic acid a,c-diamide adenosyltransferase produces MGFRLSKIYTRTGDKGETGLGDGRRVPKDHPRIEAIGEVDTLNSQVGVLLAGLAAEADRCAGLNELIDVLAPCQHRLFDLGGELAMPVYQALTAAEIERLEAAIDRWNEELGPLENFILPGGSALIAQAHVCRSLARSAERRCQHLNAVEPLAGVGLAYINRLSDLLFVAARLIAKRQGVAEILWQAAVKPQV; encoded by the coding sequence ATGGGCTTTCGCTTGTCGAAGATTTACACCCGCACCGGCGACAAAGGCGAAACCGGCCTCGGCGATGGCCGCCGCGTACCGAAGGACCATCCGCGCATCGAGGCGATTGGCGAGGTGGATACGCTCAACAGTCAGGTGGGCGTGTTGTTGGCCGGGCTGGCCGCGGAAGCTGACCGGTGCGCTGGTTTGAATGAACTGATAGACGTACTGGCGCCGTGTCAGCATCGGTTGTTCGACCTCGGCGGTGAACTGGCGATGCCGGTGTATCAGGCACTGACGGCAGCGGAAATAGAACGGCTGGAAGCGGCCATTGATAGGTGGAACGAAGAGCTGGGGCCCCTGGAGAATTTTATCTTGCCGGGTGGCTCGGCGCTGATCGCTCAGGCCCACGTCTGCCGTAGCCTGGCCCGCAGTGCCGAGCGGCGATGTCAGCATTTGAACGCGGTTGAACCGTTGGCCGGGGTTGGCCTGGCGTATATCAATCGGTTGTCGGATTTGCTGTTTGTGGCGGCGAGGCTGATTGCCAAGCGGCAGGGAGTTGCTGAAATTCTTTGGCAGGCGGCGGTGAAACCTCAGGTTTAG
- a CDS encoding Nudix family hydrolase, translating into MKRVHVAAAVIRDGAGKILIARRADTQHQGGLWEFPGGKVEADESVETALARELHEELGIVVNAARPLIKVQHDYPDKQVLLDVWEVSAFSGEPHGAEGQPLAWVAPRDLTDYEFPAANQPIVAAARLPAQYLITPQDLETPALLRGIQKAIAGGIKLIQLRAPNGYDPKYRDLAVDAAGLCAGKAQLMIKGPFEWLGDFPSAGWHITAAQLRKYAAAGRPLPVSRWLAASCHNAEELALAEQMGVDFVTLSPVQPTQTHPDAQPLGWEQASSLIEGFSKPVFLLGGVGPAELEKAWTAGAQGVAGIRAFWPDSLV; encoded by the coding sequence GTGAAACGAGTCCATGTAGCCGCAGCGGTCATCCGTGACGGCGCCGGCAAGATACTGATCGCCCGCCGCGCCGACACCCAGCACCAGGGGGGTCTATGGGAATTTCCCGGTGGCAAGGTCGAGGCCGACGAGTCCGTAGAAACAGCACTGGCTCGCGAGCTTCACGAAGAGCTGGGCATTGTCGTCAATGCAGCGCGACCGCTGATCAAGGTTCAACACGATTACCCGGACAAGCAGGTGTTGCTGGATGTCTGGGAAGTGTCGGCATTCAGTGGTGAACCTCACGGGGCCGAGGGCCAGCCCCTGGCGTGGGTGGCGCCCCGTGACCTGACGGATTATGAATTTCCTGCGGCCAACCAGCCGATTGTCGCGGCTGCACGTTTGCCGGCGCAGTACCTGATTACTCCGCAAGACCTGGAAACCCCGGCCTTGCTACGGGGTATTCAGAAAGCCATCGCCGGTGGTATCAAGCTGATCCAGCTGCGGGCACCCAACGGCTACGACCCGAAGTACCGCGATCTGGCGGTGGATGCAGCGGGGCTGTGCGCCGGTAAAGCGCAGTTGATGATCAAGGGACCGTTCGAGTGGCTCGGGGATTTCCCGTCCGCGGGCTGGCACATCACCGCTGCGCAATTGCGTAAATACGCGGCGGCGGGCCGACCGCTGCCAGTCTCGCGCTGGTTGGCGGCGTCTTGTCATAACGCTGAAGAGCTGGCGCTGGCCGAACAGATGGGCGTGGATTTCGTCACGTTGTCGCCGGTGCAGCCGACCCAGACTCACCCGGATGCACAGCCATTGGGCTGGGAGCAGGCTTCGAGCTTGATCGAGGGCTTCAGCAAACCGGTGTTCCTGCTCGGTGGTGTCGGGCCGGCTGAACTTGAGAAGGCCTGGACGGCAGGGGCCCAGGGTGTGGCGGGGATTCGGGCGTTTTGGCCTGATTCTTTGGTGTAG
- a CDS encoding glutathione S-transferase family protein has product MSLHLIIGDKLYSSWSLRGALALELSGAAYTEELIKLGQPDTRERLLKHSPTGKVPLLKTEHGTIADSLAIGEYLAEQFPDAGLWPKDVAARAQARSACAQMHSGFFALRGNMPFDLTRNAPLASTPPDVQAEIERMLALWAECRAVATETGPFLFGAATLADAFFAPIAVRLRTYQVKLPADAAAYVETIYQWPAFKAWHTAGLEEVGQ; this is encoded by the coding sequence ATGAGCCTGCACCTGATCATCGGCGACAAACTCTATTCCTCCTGGTCCCTTCGCGGCGCCCTGGCACTCGAGCTGAGCGGCGCTGCCTACACTGAAGAACTGATCAAGCTGGGTCAGCCGGACACCCGTGAACGCCTGCTCAAGCATTCGCCGACCGGCAAGGTCCCGCTGCTGAAAACCGAACACGGCACCATCGCCGATTCATTGGCAATCGGGGAGTATCTGGCCGAGCAATTTCCCGATGCCGGTCTCTGGCCCAAGGACGTTGCTGCCCGTGCCCAGGCCCGTTCTGCCTGTGCCCAGATGCACAGCGGCTTCTTCGCCTTGCGCGGCAACATGCCCTTCGACCTGACCCGCAATGCGCCGCTGGCCTCGACGCCGCCAGATGTTCAGGCTGAAATCGAACGCATGCTGGCGCTGTGGGCAGAGTGCCGGGCGGTCGCCACCGAAACCGGTCCGTTCCTGTTCGGCGCTGCGACGTTGGCTGACGCGTTCTTCGCGCCGATTGCCGTGCGCCTGCGCACCTATCAGGTGAAGTTGCCGGCTGATGCCGCCGCTTATGTCGAAACCATTTACCAGTGGCCGGCCTTCAAGGCCTGGCACACGGCGGGTCTTGAGGAGGTCGGACAGTGA
- the argJ gene encoding bifunctional glutamate N-acetyltransferase/amino-acid acetyltransferase ArgJ yields MAVGLGPLPTLHPVAGFELGIASAGIKRPGRKDVVVMRCAEGSTVAGVFTLNAFCAAPVILAKQRVQGPVRYLLTNTGNANAGTGEPGLAAAERTCAKLAELTGVDASLVLPYSTGVIGEPLPVEKIEGALQAALDDLSVNNWEAAATGIMTTDTLPKGASRQFVHDGVTITVTGISKGAGMIRPNMATMLGYIATDAKVSRDVLQNLLLDGANKSFNRITIDGDTSTNDCCMLIATGQATLPEITSASGELFGKLKQAVFEVCMDVAQAIVRDGEGATKFVTVEVNGGGNHQECLDVGYTVAHSPLIKTALFASDPNWGRILAAVGRAGVPNLDVSKIDVFLGDVCIASRGARAATYTEAQGAAVMQQEEITIRIELGRGDCSETIWTTDLSHEYVKINAEYRT; encoded by the coding sequence ATGGCTGTTGGTCTTGGTCCTTTGCCAACGTTGCACCCGGTTGCCGGTTTTGAACTCGGTATCGCCTCGGCGGGCATCAAGCGCCCGGGGCGCAAGGATGTCGTGGTCATGCGCTGTGCCGAAGGCTCGACCGTCGCTGGCGTGTTCACCCTGAACGCTTTTTGCGCAGCTCCGGTGATTCTGGCCAAGCAACGCGTGCAAGGCCCGGTGCGCTACCTGCTGACCAACACCGGTAACGCCAACGCCGGCACCGGCGAACCTGGCCTGGCCGCCGCGGAGCGCACCTGCGCCAAACTGGCTGAATTGACTGGCGTTGATGCAAGCCTGGTGTTGCCGTATTCCACAGGCGTCATCGGTGAGCCGCTGCCGGTAGAGAAAATCGAAGGCGCGCTGCAAGCGGCGCTGGACGATCTGTCGGTCAACAACTGGGAAGCCGCTGCGACCGGCATCATGACCACCGACACCTTGCCAAAAGGTGCCAGTCGCCAGTTCGTACATGATGGCGTGACCATCACTGTGACCGGTATCAGCAAAGGCGCCGGCATGATCCGCCCGAACATGGCAACCATGCTCGGCTACATCGCCACCGACGCCAAAGTGTCGCGCGATGTACTGCAAAACCTGTTGCTGGACGGCGCCAACAAGTCGTTCAACCGCATCACCATCGACGGCGATACGTCGACCAATGACTGCTGCATGCTGATCGCAACCGGTCAGGCCACGCTACCGGAAATTACCTCCGCCAGCGGTGAGCTGTTCGGCAAGCTCAAACAGGCGGTGTTCGAAGTCTGCATGGACGTGGCTCAGGCCATCGTGCGCGACGGCGAAGGCGCGACCAAATTCGTGACCGTTGAAGTCAATGGCGGCGGTAATCACCAGGAATGCCTGGACGTCGGTTATACCGTGGCGCACTCGCCACTGATCAAGACCGCGCTGTTCGCCTCCGACCCGAACTGGGGCCGTATCCTGGCTGCCGTGGGCCGTGCCGGCGTGCCGAATCTGGACGTGAGCAAGATCGACGTGTTCCTTGGCGACGTATGCATCGCCAGTCGTGGCGCGCGTGCGGCGACCTACACCGAAGCCCAGGGCGCGGCGGTGATGCAGCAGGAAGAAATCACCATCCGTATCGAGCTGGGTCGCGGCGATTGCAGCGAAACCATCTGGACCACCGACCTGTCCCACGAATACGTGAAGATCAACGCCGAGTACCGTACTTAA